The window AAGAGGGCATTGAGGAAATCCATCAAGACCGGTTTGCTGGCTTCTTCGCCGAAGAGTTTTTTGAACCCGAAATCGGTATAAGGATTAAGATACTTTGCAGCCATATGGGTCTTGGGTTACGCCTGTCCAAAACGACTCTTCATGGGGGTTTGTTCCACTTTTTCTTCGATTCAGCGACCTTTCTCATGCCACGCGGATAAACCCAATAGCTTGCGGTTTCGGGCAAACCTGAGGGGTGTGCAAAATTAAACGCACGCCAAATTTATTTGGTTCAATTCTGAGGAAATAAGCAGGGTTATACTTTTTTTGGTTGTCGGGTTAAACCAAGGGGGATTTAGGGGTCTGTTTTTTTAAAAAATCGGAGCAATAGTGCTTATGGTTTAGGAACCGCCTCCACCGCTAGCCGATCTACACGGTTATTCAGGGCATCGTCTGCGTGACCTTTTACTTTAATGAATTGCACCCGATGTTTTTCGGTGAGAATTAGAAGTTTCTCCCATAGATCCTTGTTTTCGACAGGTTTATTGTCGGCTTTTCGCCAGTTTTTACGCACCCAGTTTTGCAGCCAACCCGCGTTAAACGCATTCACTAAATAGTTGCTATCGGTGTGCAAAGATACCTGGCACGGTTCTTTCAATGCGTGCAGGGCCTCGATGGCTGCTTGTAATTCCATGCGGTTATTGGTGGTTTGTTTTTCGCCTCCTTGCAAAATCCGTTCGTGTTGGTTATAGAGGAGAATAGCAGCCCATCCACCTGGTCCTGGATTTCCGCTACACGCACCATCGGTATAAACCGTTATGGTTTTCATGGCACACCTCCATTCATTTGTTGTAAAGCCGCTTCTGCCCGCTGATATGCAGGTTCGCCGGGTTTTGAAAGCGACTTCACTTTTTCAAATTGGGTTTTGGCATTGTCATTCCGGCCAATTGTCATGAGCATAACCCCCTTGTTAAAGTTTGCCTGAACATGACTCGGGTTTTGGTCTAGTACTTTATTTGTGTTTTCGATCGCCTTCATAGGGTTAATGGCTTTATCTTTTTTGGGTGCCTCGGTGATGGCATAAGTAAGGTAGGCGGCGCCAAGATCGGTCCGCACATCAGGATTATCCTTCACCGCTAAAGATTTTTCATACGCATCTATGGCTTTTCCAGCTGCGTCAATACGCGCTTGTGGATCGGGTTGTTTATCCATCCAATCATACCATAAATGTCCAGCCTTCGCCCATATATCA is drawn from Bacteroidetes Order II. bacterium and contains these coding sequences:
- a CDS encoding PD-(D/E)XK nuclease family transposase, translating into MAAKYLNPYTDFGFKKLFGEEASKPVLMDFLNAL
- the rnhA gene encoding ribonuclease HI, with the protein product MKTITVYTDGACSGNPGPGGWAAILLYNQHERILQGGEKQTTNNRMELQAAIEALHALKEPCQVSLHTDSNYLVNAFNAGWLQNWVRKNWRKADNKPVENKDLWEKLLILTEKHRVQFIKVKGHADDALNNRVDRLAVEAVPKP